A genomic window from Streptomyces sp. NBC_01429 includes:
- a CDS encoding MFS transporter yields MSDSVNSGDPDNPGALGSADGPASGPSGPSGTSDTDPETHRWWGLAVIAMAQLMVVLDATIVNIALPSAQRELGLTNGNRQWVITAYTLAFGGLLLLGGRIADLVGRKRTFIIGLIGFAAASALGGAAQSPGMLFASRALQGMFAAILAPSALSLLTTTFRDGRERAKAFGIYSAIAGGGAAIGLLLGGVLTEFLSWRWCLYVNVPIAVIAVFGAFGLLHDREGHKESRLDIPGVILGCGGLVALVYGFSEAESRGWSSALVLGLLCGSVVLLACFAWWQTRAPSPLLPPHIIKDRSRAGSVLTMCLTTIGMFGLFLFMTFFLQNILGYSPLRTGLAFMPMSAMIIIGSTQIAARLMHYVQPRLLMGPGLLIASGGLFSLTFIDTHSSYVSHIMPGTLLLGLGMGLTFLPVMSVATSGVAPKDAGVTSATVNTAQQIGGSIGTSLLNTIAITSATAYATSHLAKAAEQAAQRGGLTSAQKTALANTATVHGFTVAIAWAAGILLFAAVLAMVMVTARSPQQREA; encoded by the coding sequence ATGAGCGACTCGGTGAATTCCGGCGACCCCGACAACCCTGGTGCCCTCGGCAGCGCTGACGGACCCGCCTCCGGCCCGTCCGGCCCGTCCGGCACCTCGGACACCGACCCCGAGACCCACCGGTGGTGGGGGCTGGCCGTCATCGCGATGGCCCAGCTGATGGTCGTGCTCGACGCCACCATCGTGAACATCGCCCTGCCGTCCGCCCAGCGCGAACTGGGCCTCACCAACGGCAACCGGCAGTGGGTCATCACCGCCTACACCCTCGCGTTCGGCGGACTGCTGCTGCTCGGCGGCCGGATCGCCGACCTCGTCGGCCGCAAGCGCACCTTCATCATCGGCCTCATCGGCTTCGCCGCAGCCTCCGCGCTCGGCGGGGCCGCCCAGAGCCCGGGGATGCTCTTCGCGTCCCGCGCGCTCCAGGGCATGTTCGCCGCGATCCTGGCCCCCTCCGCGCTCTCCCTGCTCACCACGACCTTCCGGGACGGCAGGGAGCGCGCGAAGGCGTTCGGGATCTACAGCGCCATCGCGGGCGGCGGCGCGGCGATCGGGCTGCTGCTCGGCGGCGTACTCACCGAGTTCCTGTCCTGGCGGTGGTGCCTGTACGTGAACGTGCCGATCGCCGTGATCGCCGTCTTCGGCGCGTTCGGGCTGCTGCACGACCGGGAGGGCCACAAGGAGTCGCGCCTCGACATCCCGGGCGTCATCCTCGGCTGCGGCGGTCTGGTCGCCCTCGTCTACGGGTTCAGCGAGGCCGAGTCGCGCGGCTGGTCGTCCGCGCTGGTCCTGGGGCTGCTGTGCGGCTCCGTGGTGCTCCTCGCCTGCTTCGCGTGGTGGCAGACGCGCGCGCCGAGCCCGCTGCTGCCGCCGCACATCATCAAGGACCGCAGCCGGGCGGGCTCGGTGCTGACCATGTGCCTGACGACGATCGGCATGTTCGGGCTGTTCCTGTTCATGACGTTCTTCCTGCAGAACATCCTCGGCTACTCACCGCTCAGGACCGGCCTCGCCTTCATGCCGATGAGCGCCATGATCATCATCGGCTCGACCCAGATCGCGGCCCGCCTGATGCACTACGTACAGCCGCGCCTGCTGATGGGCCCCGGCCTGCTGATCGCCTCCGGCGGCCTCTTCAGCCTCACCTTCATCGACACCCACTCCAGCTACGTCTCCCACATCATGCCCGGCACCCTGCTGCTCGGCCTCGGCATGGGCCTCACCTTCCTCCCCGTGATGTCCGTCGCCACCTCAGGTGTCGCCCCGAAGGACGCCGGCGTCACCTCGGCGACCGTCAACACGGCGCAGCAGATCGGCGGCTCCATCGGTACGTCGCTCCTCAACACCATCGCCATCACCAGCGCGACCGCGTACGCGACGAGCCACCTCGCGAAGGCGGCCGAACAGGCGGCCCAACGGGGCGGCCTGACCTCCGCGCAGAAGACCGCCCTCGCCAACACCGCCACGGTCCACGGCTTCACGGTCGCCATCGCCTGGGCGGCGGGCATCCTGCTGTTCGCGGCGGTGCTGGCGATGGTCATGGTCACGGCGCGCTCCCCGCAACAGCGCGAGGCGTGA
- a CDS encoding alpha/beta fold hydrolase produces MTVVFVHGVPETPTIWNDIRERTERATVALRLPGFGSPRPARLRDKDAYADWLADELRAIGGPVDVVGHDWGGHLTMRVVSAYDVPVRSWVSDVAHGWHPDYQWHEAATLWQKSPEGEESLAGLRESPSGSGHTFGDFLQPRGMSPELAKEVDDTHDAEMSAAILALYRSAWPNFHADWGKEFDRPAAAPGLILAPTGDPMAQPAQDRDMAERLGAQLTEFDGLTHYWMLQDPDRGADVLRRFWASLPS; encoded by the coding sequence AACGGACCGAGCGGGCGACCGTGGCCCTGCGGCTGCCCGGCTTCGGCAGCCCTCGCCCGGCCCGCCTGCGGGACAAGGACGCGTACGCGGACTGGCTCGCCGACGAACTGCGCGCCATCGGCGGGCCGGTCGACGTCGTCGGCCACGACTGGGGCGGCCACCTCACGATGCGGGTCGTCTCCGCCTACGACGTGCCCGTACGCAGCTGGGTGTCCGACGTCGCCCACGGCTGGCACCCCGACTACCAGTGGCACGAAGCGGCCACCTTGTGGCAGAAGAGCCCGGAGGGCGAGGAGTCGCTCGCCGGACTGCGCGAGTCGCCCTCCGGCAGCGGCCACACCTTCGGCGACTTCCTCCAGCCCCGGGGCATGAGCCCCGAACTGGCGAAGGAGGTCGACGACACCCACGACGCGGAGATGAGCGCGGCCATCCTGGCGCTCTACCGCTCGGCCTGGCCCAACTTCCACGCCGACTGGGGCAAGGAATTCGACCGTCCCGCCGCTGCTCCGGGGCTGATCCTGGCCCCGACCGGCGACCCCATGGCGCAGCCCGCGCAGGACCGGGACATGGCCGAGCGGCTCGGGGCCCAGCTGACGGAGTTCGACGGCCTCACCCACTACTGGATGCTTCAGGACCCCGACCGGGGCGCGGACGTGTTGCGCCGCTTCTGGGCGTCACTCCCCAGCTGA